The Bacteroidota bacterium genome segment TCATGTCCTTGTCCAGTGGTTTACTTTCATACCCGGTGACTTCTTTAATTTCATTGGCTTTCTTAATATATTCCGGATTGGTTGATGTGCTTAAGATCATGATCACAACTTTTGCCTTTTGCTTTACATCAAGATCTTTATATTCTTCAAGAAATTCCCAGCCATTCATTTTAGGCATATTGATATCCAGGAAAATCAATTCAGGCGGAACCCTGTCTTTGGTCTTTAAATACTTAATTGCTTCGACGCCATTTATTGCTATGTCAATTTTTTCTGTGATTGCAAGTTTGCGTAAAATTATTTCATGGTATTCATTGTCGTCAGAATCGTCATCTATTAATAAAATGCAGTTTAACTTCTTTTTGAGTTTCATAATTTCTGATTTTTTGAAATAGTAAAATAAAACGTACTACCATTGTCCGGCTTGGAAGTTACCCAGATCCTTCCTCCATGCAATTCAACAATTTTTTTGCACTGTGCAAGCCCAATTCCTGTCCCCGGATAATCTTCCCTTGTATGTAATCGCTGAAAGATAGTAAAAATACGCTCGAAATATTGTGGATCAATACCAATGCCATTATCAGAAATTGAAAAAACAAATTCAGTTTGATTTTGCGTTGAAGAGATTTTTATTTCGGGTCTAGTGCCTTTCGCTGTAAATTTTATGGAATTAGTGATGAGATTTTGAAATAAGGATTTCAAACTCTGGTGACCGACCACAACCGGTAATTTTTCAATTGTTATCCGGGCTCCGGATTCTTTGATAATAATTCCAATATCATGAACCACTTCGTCAACTAACCTGGCAGTGTTAATTTTTGTGCGTTCCATATCCTTTCCCAATCTGGAATACTCCAGCAGATCATTTATCAGATTTGACATGCGGCTTGCAGCTGCAAT includes the following:
- a CDS encoding response regulator, translating into MKLKKKLNCILLIDDDSDDNEYHEIILRKLAITEKIDIAINGVEAIKYLKTKDRVPPELIFLDINMPKMNGWEFLEEYKDLDVKQKAKVVIMILSTSTNPEYIKKANEIKEVTGYESKPLDKDM